The Rhodopirellula bahusiensis genome includes a window with the following:
- a CDS encoding RecQ family ATP-dependent DNA helicase, protein MAMRRRDAVQSSPLLTHRTKERMSSLASNSNQSVDPESLLPQFGLKQFRPGQRDVVDALAAGADCLCVMPTGGGKSLCYQLPSLAREGTTIVVSPLIALMKDQVDTLQRRGIRARLLNSTQSPGQQESVMDEMAAGKLDLIYVAPERLRNGRFLDVVPKANVSLLAVDEAHCVSEWGHDFRPDYSRLGRFRDRYLGGVQTIGLTATATPTVRDDICELLNLKQPRVFVTGFARTNLRFSVTPCNNDVAKQNALRDYLSKQPGAGIIYGATRKRCEEIAEWLPEKTGRKVGVYHAGMHPDERRRVQEAFMKGDLSAIVATNAFGMGIDKSDIRFVVHYNMPGSLEAYYQEAGRAGRDGEMSQCLLLFAYADRQIQEFFIENRYPSRETVKKVYEYLLSREEDPIELTLDQVREAIGVRDGSEAIGTSETLLSKAGVLRRLDSSANQAVLRIDSDVPTLLDFLPREAKLKRQVMTAIEKIVGPRRGEDVFVRLSYLATRAGVERVQLTRTLRELTKLKSFDYIPPFRGRAVHIMRRDLPFNQLKIDFEELARRKQAEYEKLDSVIQFARSTSCRQHVILNYFGDPNAENCGKCDHCDPAGECMPKVDPSKLAANLTTGATLGESGSVGALSEESGIDMVALTTAIRVILSGVTRTHGRLGKNLIAQMLVGSKNKKVTQLRLSRLSTYGMLAGLKQGELTDAMDSLLTVGLLDQKELNERRPTVHMTGLGRQVMNGQVPLPPSLQLKFPLAKKLAKVASKIESGDVAEEEPGDVEPSVATETPTSSPPAQPTQENAANEVSVVSAEPLTSNDSQELLDQDLSDRIKRFRRKRSAALNVAPHRILSESTIKRVIQTKPANATQLEAVSGITSEFIEAYGSDLLELIANTLAEHEINCPPKPVAVAKNEPAEALAVEPAPSSDVDPVKEEATDPSAWRHEYWTWRLCRDGYTLQQVAEIRGEPTETLIDHLIAAARAGQKIDPDWADTPANAKRLRNL, encoded by the coding sequence ATGGCGATGCGTCGCCGGGACGCGGTTCAATCTAGCCCACTACTCACCCACCGAACGAAAGAGCGGATGTCGTCTCTCGCATCCAATTCCAATCAGTCCGTTGATCCGGAATCGTTGCTGCCGCAATTTGGTCTGAAGCAGTTCCGGCCTGGCCAACGTGATGTGGTCGACGCTCTGGCCGCGGGCGCGGATTGTTTGTGCGTGATGCCGACCGGCGGCGGGAAAAGTCTGTGCTATCAGCTGCCTTCGCTTGCGAGAGAAGGGACCACGATCGTGGTCTCGCCGTTGATCGCTTTGATGAAGGACCAGGTTGATACGCTGCAGCGACGAGGCATCCGGGCGCGATTGCTCAACAGCACCCAATCGCCCGGCCAGCAAGAATCGGTCATGGACGAAATGGCGGCCGGAAAGTTGGACCTGATCTATGTGGCGCCCGAGCGTTTGAGGAACGGACGTTTCCTCGACGTGGTTCCCAAGGCCAACGTGAGTCTGCTGGCGGTCGACGAAGCACACTGTGTCAGCGAGTGGGGCCACGACTTTCGTCCCGACTATTCGCGTCTGGGAAGATTCCGCGATCGTTACTTGGGCGGCGTGCAAACGATCGGATTGACCGCGACCGCGACGCCGACCGTGCGTGATGACATCTGCGAATTGTTGAACCTGAAGCAACCTCGCGTGTTTGTCACCGGTTTCGCGAGAACGAATCTGCGGTTCTCGGTGACGCCATGCAACAACGATGTCGCCAAGCAGAATGCGCTGCGTGATTACCTGTCGAAGCAACCTGGAGCGGGCATCATCTACGGTGCGACTCGCAAGCGTTGCGAAGAGATCGCGGAGTGGTTGCCCGAAAAGACGGGACGCAAAGTCGGCGTCTACCATGCTGGGATGCATCCCGATGAGCGACGCCGAGTGCAAGAAGCGTTCATGAAAGGCGATTTGTCCGCGATTGTCGCGACCAATGCATTTGGAATGGGAATCGACAAATCGGACATCCGGTTCGTGGTTCACTACAACATGCCCGGTTCGTTGGAAGCGTACTACCAAGAAGCCGGTCGCGCAGGACGCGATGGCGAGATGAGTCAGTGCTTGTTGCTGTTCGCCTACGCCGATCGTCAGATCCAAGAGTTCTTCATCGAGAACCGTTACCCTTCGCGAGAAACGGTGAAGAAGGTTTATGAGTACTTGCTATCACGGGAAGAAGACCCGATTGAGCTGACGCTGGATCAAGTGCGTGAAGCAATTGGTGTTCGTGACGGCAGCGAAGCGATCGGAACCTCCGAGACGCTGCTTTCGAAAGCTGGTGTGCTTCGTCGGTTGGATTCCAGTGCCAACCAAGCGGTGTTGCGAATCGATAGTGACGTCCCGACGCTGCTGGATTTCTTGCCTCGGGAAGCCAAGCTGAAACGTCAGGTCATGACCGCGATCGAAAAGATCGTGGGACCTCGTCGCGGGGAAGATGTTTTTGTGCGGCTGAGCTATTTGGCGACTCGAGCCGGTGTTGAACGGGTTCAATTGACGCGAACATTGCGTGAACTGACAAAGCTGAAATCGTTCGACTATATCCCTCCGTTTCGTGGTCGTGCCGTTCACATCATGCGGCGGGATTTGCCATTCAATCAGTTGAAGATCGACTTCGAAGAGTTGGCCAGACGCAAGCAAGCTGAGTACGAAAAGCTGGACTCCGTGATTCAGTTCGCTCGTTCGACATCGTGTCGTCAGCACGTAATCTTGAATTACTTTGGTGATCCAAACGCGGAGAATTGCGGGAAGTGCGACCACTGTGATCCGGCTGGCGAATGCATGCCGAAGGTGGATCCGTCGAAGTTAGCCGCGAATCTGACGACAGGGGCTACGCTCGGAGAAAGTGGTTCAGTCGGGGCGTTGAGCGAGGAATCTGGCATCGACATGGTCGCACTGACGACCGCGATTCGCGTGATCCTGAGCGGGGTCACGCGTACACATGGTCGACTCGGAAAGAACTTGATCGCGCAGATGCTTGTCGGTTCGAAGAACAAGAAGGTAACGCAGTTGCGTTTGAGTCGGCTGAGCACCTACGGGATGCTCGCGGGGTTGAAGCAAGGTGAGTTGACCGACGCGATGGATTCTTTGTTGACGGTCGGTTTGCTGGATCAAAAGGAATTGAATGAACGACGCCCAACCGTCCACATGACGGGCTTGGGACGTCAGGTGATGAATGGCCAGGTTCCGTTGCCGCCTTCGTTGCAGTTGAAGTTCCCGCTTGCGAAAAAGTTGGCCAAGGTCGCCAGTAAGATTGAGTCCGGTGACGTTGCGGAGGAAGAGCCCGGTGATGTCGAGCCATCCGTTGCGACGGAGACTCCAACTTCCTCTCCTCCGGCGCAGCCAACACAAGAGAATGCAGCGAACGAAGTGAGCGTAGTGTCCGCGGAGCCTTTGACGTCGAACGATTCGCAAGAGTTGCTTGACCAGGATCTTTCGGATCGGATCAAGCGGTTTCGTCGAAAACGTTCAGCGGCTTTGAATGTTGCACCGCACCGAATCCTTTCTGAATCAACGATCAAGCGAGTGATCCAAACCAAGCCCGCCAACGCGACGCAGTTGGAAGCCGTGTCGGGGATCACCAGCGAATTCATCGAGGCGTACGGCAGCGATTTGTTGGAGTTGATCGCGAACACTTTGGCGGAACACGAGATCAACTGTCCGCCAAAACCCGTCGCGGTGGCGAAGAACGAACCGGCGGAAGCTCTCGCGGTCGAACCCGCGCCAAGCTCCGATGTGGATCCCGTCAAAGAAGAAGCAACGGATCCATCTGCTTGGCGACACGAGTATTGGACTTGGCGATTGTGCCGGGATGGCTACACG
- a CDS encoding DUF3467 domain-containing protein produces the protein MEILMADETKTAEAPAAEKAAPAEKAQTQAQAPVQVQVNDDNAIATYANFCRVTGSPEELIIDFGLNPQPIGVPKEPIQVKQRIIVNFFTAKRLLAALQMSVARHESVFGVLETDINKRVRPGLQQQQAGAKS, from the coding sequence TTGGAGATTTTGATGGCAGACGAAACCAAGACAGCTGAAGCCCCCGCCGCAGAAAAAGCCGCTCCCGCTGAGAAAGCACAAACTCAAGCTCAGGCTCCCGTTCAAGTTCAGGTTAACGATGACAATGCCATCGCAACCTACGCGAACTTCTGCCGCGTGACCGGTTCGCCTGAAGAATTGATCATCGACTTTGGTTTGAACCCACAACCAATCGGTGTGCCGAAGGAGCCAATCCAAGTCAAGCAACGCATCATCGTGAACTTCTTCACCGCGAAACGTTTGCTCGCTGCTTTGCAAATGTCGGTTGCTCGTCACGAATCCGTTTTCGGCGTTCTGGAAACAGACATCAACAAACGTGTTCGTCCAGGCCTGCAACAACAGCAAGCTGGCGCGAAGTCGTAA
- a CDS encoding hemolysin D — MTTLAESLVSSSSRALTVRRRPDLTASRHHYQGQGYWVVKEPVGLQYFRFHDEEYFILNMLDGHVSLQHIKDGFEQRFAPQKITFGDLQQFIGMLHRSGLVISNSPGQGKSLRERGRKKKNKELMGKMSNVFAVRFRGIDPEKILNRMLPIFGWIFTVPALIFFAGLLLAASLLLATQYQTVYAKLPTFHQFFAADRWIILAATMAIVKVIHEFGHGLSCKKFGGECHEIGFMLLVFTPCLYCNVSDSWMLPNKWKRIWIGAGGIYVEMILASIAAFVWFFSEQGTTINDLCLNMMFLNVVSTILVNGNPLLRFDGYYIMMDYLEIPNLRQKSTEVLKRWFQSTCLGLELQDDPFLPTRNQFMFGLFTIASVIYRWVVVFSIVWFVMQVLEPYGLQALGRILAVIGFSGLVAQPIIQTWKFIRTPGRLSKVKRGPLLTSLAVFGVVVAAVCYIPLPHHIDAAFEIRPSRAGMVYAGVVGRVEETVPVGTLVSTGDTIALLKNPELEIRLADLHGERKLAQVQLMNLKSRRLDDASAKIQIETQEEMLESIEALLAKTQEELDRLTVRSKRDGFVLPPPEKKEQDPGDGRLPSWSGTPLQERNRGALLTADDLICEIGSPEAFEAVLIIDQGDRQLVRESQEVDLKLDSRRLETFHGSIEEISKKPLEAASASMSSQTGGSLQTEIDPQTGQIKPRSVSYQARVPIEGLESPLRPGYRGAAKVHVDPMSLGARLWRVIIKTFNFDF, encoded by the coding sequence ATGACCACTCTGGCTGAATCACTGGTAAGCAGTTCGTCACGTGCACTGACGGTGCGCCGACGTCCTGACTTGACCGCCAGCCGCCACCATTACCAAGGGCAAGGGTATTGGGTGGTCAAAGAGCCTGTGGGATTGCAGTACTTTCGTTTTCACGACGAAGAGTATTTTATCCTGAACATGCTGGACGGGCATGTCAGCCTGCAGCACATCAAAGACGGTTTCGAGCAACGGTTCGCGCCACAGAAAATCACATTCGGTGACTTGCAACAATTCATCGGCATGCTGCACCGCAGCGGCTTGGTGATCAGCAATTCACCCGGCCAAGGAAAGTCGCTTCGCGAACGCGGACGCAAGAAGAAGAACAAGGAATTGATGGGGAAGATGTCCAACGTCTTCGCCGTCCGTTTTCGCGGGATTGACCCCGAGAAGATCCTCAATCGGATGTTGCCCATCTTTGGGTGGATCTTCACTGTCCCCGCGTTGATCTTCTTTGCGGGGTTGTTGCTGGCCGCGTCTTTGTTGCTCGCGACACAGTATCAAACTGTTTACGCCAAGCTGCCGACGTTCCATCAGTTCTTCGCTGCGGATCGCTGGATCATCCTGGCCGCGACGATGGCGATCGTGAAAGTCATTCACGAATTCGGGCACGGGTTGAGTTGCAAGAAATTCGGCGGCGAGTGTCACGAAATCGGCTTCATGCTGCTGGTGTTCACTCCATGTCTGTACTGCAATGTGTCCGACTCATGGATGCTGCCGAACAAGTGGAAACGAATCTGGATTGGTGCCGGTGGGATCTATGTCGAGATGATCCTGGCATCGATTGCCGCGTTCGTTTGGTTCTTTAGTGAACAAGGGACGACGATCAATGACTTGTGTTTGAACATGATGTTCTTAAACGTCGTCAGCACGATCTTGGTCAACGGCAACCCGCTGCTGCGGTTTGACGGTTACTACATCATGATGGACTACCTGGAGATTCCTAACCTTCGCCAAAAGAGCACCGAAGTGCTCAAGCGATGGTTCCAAAGCACGTGCTTGGGATTGGAATTGCAGGATGATCCATTCTTGCCAACTCGCAATCAATTCATGTTTGGATTGTTCACGATCGCCAGCGTGATTTATCGCTGGGTGGTTGTGTTTTCGATCGTATGGTTCGTGATGCAGGTTCTTGAGCCTTATGGCTTGCAAGCACTCGGGCGGATCTTGGCCGTGATTGGCTTCTCGGGTTTGGTTGCTCAACCCATCATTCAAACGTGGAAATTCATCCGCACACCTGGGAGATTGTCAAAAGTGAAACGCGGACCGTTGTTAACATCGCTCGCCGTGTTTGGCGTGGTCGTCGCCGCGGTGTGCTACATCCCGTTGCCGCACCACATTGATGCGGCATTTGAAATTCGACCCAGTCGTGCGGGAATGGTTTACGCCGGCGTGGTTGGGCGCGTGGAAGAGACCGTTCCGGTTGGAACCTTGGTCAGCACCGGCGACACGATCGCTCTATTGAAAAATCCCGAACTCGAAATTCGGCTGGCCGACTTGCATGGCGAACGCAAACTCGCCCAAGTGCAGTTGATGAACTTGAAGTCGCGACGCTTGGACGATGCGTCGGCGAAGATTCAAATCGAAACTCAAGAAGAAATGCTGGAATCGATCGAAGCGTTGCTTGCCAAAACACAAGAAGAGTTGGACCGGTTGACTGTACGATCCAAGCGAGATGGTTTTGTGCTTCCTCCTCCAGAAAAGAAGGAACAAGATCCTGGTGATGGGCGTCTACCTAGTTGGAGTGGAACACCACTTCAAGAACGCAACCGAGGTGCCTTGTTGACGGCGGATGATTTGATCTGCGAGATCGGTTCACCCGAAGCATTCGAGGCCGTGTTGATCATCGACCAAGGTGACCGGCAATTGGTTCGTGAATCGCAAGAAGTGGATCTGAAGCTTGATTCACGGCGACTGGAAACGTTCCATGGGTCGATCGAGGAGATCTCGAAGAAGCCACTTGAGGCGGCGTCCGCGTCGATGTCCAGTCAAACGGGCGGAAGCTTGCAGACGGAGATTGATCCTCAGACAGGACAAATCAAACCTCGCAGTGTCTCGTATCAAGCTCGTGTTCCAATCGAAGGACTTGAGTCGCCATTGCGGCCTGGATATCGCGGTGCGGCCAAGGTTCATGTGGACCCAATGTCTTTGGGAGCACGTTTATGGCGAGTCATCATTAAAACTTTCAACTTCGACTTCTGA